In Sphingobacterium sp. R2, the genomic stretch TTCCGCGCATCAGCCCAAATAAAACGGTTGCCGGATGTCTCGGTGGTATCGGACTGACGATAATTTTGAGTAATATCTTGGGCTATTTGTTATTACCATTTGGAGATTTTATTGGCTTTTTTTTGTTGGGTCTACTCTTCGGTGTTTTAGGATTTTTTGGTGATGTACTTTTTTCCTTTTTGAAACGTAGGACGGGAGTCAAGGATACGGGAACATTAATCCCCGGACATGGTGGATTGTTGGATAGGATAGATAGCCTGCTTTTTAATGCGCCTGTTTTCTATGGTTTGATTTGTTTGATAGAAATGATGAATTTGTAATGGTGAATAAAAAATTGGAATTATAGGTCTTGACTTTGTAAAAGGATACACATACATCTAATATATCGTAAAATGAAGTATCAACGGACAGTTTTATTTTCAGGTGGTGGTACTCGTTTTGGCTTGTACCTGGGAATGTATGCGGCGTTGGACGAACTAGGATTAAAGCCGGACTTACTGATAGCTACCTGCGGTGGATCATTGGCCGCTGCGATTATTCAGGCTTTTGCAAGGGATGAAAACCGGAAATCCTATCTCCAGTCCGAAGAGTTTTACCGCTTCTTCTGTGGACATCGGCTTACAGAGCAGCGTCATCTGGGCAAACTTGGTTTATATGTGTTAAAAAAGCAATGGGATAAACGATCTGCTCCTTATTTGGAAGATGTCTTTGATCGTTATCTGGTCAAAATGGAACATGATCTTTCCCCTTTATTACCGACTTTGAACCGCCCGTTTTCACAGGAAATACCCTCAATTATTATTGGTTCGAGAATGCTTTTTGACCGTTCGGAAGTTGGGGAGAGACGTGGCGAACGTAAGCTCTATCAGAAAGTCCTGATGGGGAATGCAACTGCCCTGTCGAACGTAAATCTGGATCGTATTCAACTTCAAGGTGAAAATTATGCACAAAGTGCTGTTGCTCCAACGACAGTGATCAATTCATCGGTAACATTGTTAGAGGCTGTTCGTATTTCGATGTCCGATATGTTTTATATTGAGCCAATAGAGCGGAATGGGGAATATTATGCCGGCGGAGCCATTGATCTGGTGCCTGTGGAGCTGGCGCAGTCTTTGGCGACGGAAGTGATCGGTGAACGGAAGCAGTTATATAAATTGCAGGAAGAAGGATTGGTCAGAGCTGTATTGGGCTTCAGTGGGAATCAACGCCTACGAGATATTAATCAGCAATTTCGGGATATCCGATGGATTGATACAAGGGATGCTGCGCAACAACTGGTAGGAAACTATTGCAGAAAAGGTATAGATTGGCGTAGATTTGAAATAACATTGTCACTGCCGACCAGTCTGGATGAATTTGCGGCTGCTATGGAAGCTCAGTGGAATTATGGATATAGCAAGACGATGAAACTGCAGCTGGGCTGAGACACGATGGATTGGAATACG encodes the following:
- a CDS encoding patatin-like phospholipase family protein — protein: MKYQRTVLFSGGGTRFGLYLGMYAALDELGLKPDLLIATCGGSLAAAIIQAFARDENRKSYLQSEEFYRFFCGHRLTEQRHLGKLGLYVLKKQWDKRSAPYLEDVFDRYLVKMEHDLSPLLPTLNRPFSQEIPSIIIGSRMLFDRSEVGERRGERKLYQKVLMGNATALSNVNLDRIQLQGENYAQSAVAPTTVINSSVTLLEAVRISMSDMFYIEPIERNGEYYAGGAIDLVPVELAQSLATEVIGERKQLYKLQEEGLVRAVLGFSGNQRLRDINQQFRDIRWIDTRDAAQQLVGNYCRKGIDWRRFEITLSLPTSLDEFAAAMEAQWNYGYSKTMKLQLG